Proteins encoded in a region of the Rutidosis leptorrhynchoides isolate AG116_Rl617_1_P2 chromosome 9, CSIRO_AGI_Rlap_v1, whole genome shotgun sequence genome:
- the LOC139868252 gene encoding uncharacterized protein codes for MTEEMVAQRVAEAIANTEVGCTVNAANERRPEVANVQQRCNYKVFMGCNPQSFSGTEVPVGLMRWVEKLESVFKISECTDNDRVKFASCTLSDGALTWWNSFAKSVGIDVAYNTPWKEFKKQMIDEYCPRNEIQRLETELWNLKLEGTDTTRYTNQFLELALMCPTMVTLEYKRIERYIWGLSEDIQGNVMSSN; via the coding sequence ATGACTGAGGAGATGGTAGCTCAAAGAGTAGCTGAAGCAATTGCTAACACTGAAGTAGGATGCACAGTAAATGCCGCGAACGAAAGGAGACCCGAAGTGGCAAATGTTCAGCAGCGATGCAATTACAAGGTATTTATGGGTTGCAATCCTCAGAGTTTTTCAGGAACAGAAGTACCCGTAGGGTTAATGAGATGGGTTGAAAAACTAGAATCTGTATTTAAGATCAGTGAGTGCACAGACAATGATCGAGTAAAGTTCGCATCATGTACTCTTTCAGATGGAGCCTTAACCTGGTGGAACTCTTTTGCCAAGTCTGTGGGTATTGATGTTGCATATAATACGCcatggaaagaattcaagaagcaaATGATTGATGAGTACTGCCCAAGGAATGAGATTCAAAGGCTAGAAACCGAGTTGTGGAACTTAAAGTTAGAAGGAACTGATACCACAAGATATactaatcaattccttgagttagCTTTAATGTGCCCAACCATGGTCACTCTTGAATATAAGAGGATTGAGAGATATATTTGGGGTTTATCGGAagacattcaaggaaatgttatgTCGTCAAACTAG